Proteins from one Halovivax limisalsi genomic window:
- a CDS encoding glycosyltransferase family 4 protein: MRVGICSHFIRRSGGKQRFTENLLSSLAKEGDLDLFLVETNTEASYELDLDQIPIVGFRSPYKTVPANCLHRLNNIREINKYDLDIIHCPGEVIPPYFWRVDAKKIITFGGDEPVSDFAFTDILSPYHMLSLSAIKLFSEKVSRFTIVSDLMRGNIKSGYGIATEKIKTIPHGINRDVFYPREEEEIHDVRVNLNLPQNYILHVSSFRKVKNTERIVRAFAKTNHQESCLVFAGKKRNEFERIKMLTKELGIGSHVQFLGYVGEELPALYSGAEALCQPSHRETFSFPVAESLACGTPVITSPRIGALEDLPYPESLIVDPGDTESIAEVMDAAINSNSLMSIDCSNWSTTHLNSWKETANRYMELYENVLK, encoded by the coding sequence GTGAGAGTCGGGATTTGCTCGCATTTCATACGTCGTTCTGGTGGGAAACAACGGTTCACTGAGAACCTACTATCATCATTAGCTAAGGAGGGTGATTTAGACCTTTTTCTTGTTGAGACAAATACCGAAGCGAGTTACGAATTGGATCTAGACCAAATACCGATTGTGGGTTTCAGAAGCCCTTATAAGACAGTTCCAGCTAATTGTCTTCACCGGCTAAACAATATCAGAGAGATAAATAAATATGACCTTGATATAATACACTGTCCGGGTGAAGTTATCCCCCCTTACTTCTGGCGAGTTGATGCAAAGAAGATCATCACTTTCGGTGGTGATGAGCCCGTCTCAGATTTCGCATTCACGGACATTCTCTCTCCCTATCATATGTTATCTCTATCAGCTATCAAACTATTCAGTGAGAAGGTTAGTAGGTTCACTATCGTGTCAGACCTGATGAGGGGAAATATAAAATCTGGATACGGAATTGCAACGGAAAAAATCAAAACAATCCCTCATGGCATCAATAGAGATGTCTTCTATCCTCGGGAAGAGGAGGAAATTCACGACGTTAGAGTTAATCTGAATTTGCCACAGAATTATATATTACATGTTAGCTCTTTTAGAAAGGTAAAAAATACTGAGCGGATTGTTCGGGCTTTTGCTAAAACAAACCACCAAGAGTCCTGTCTCGTGTTTGCTGGAAAGAAGAGGAATGAATTCGAAAGAATAAAAATGCTAACCAAGGAGTTGGGGATTGGAAGTCATGTTCAATTCTTAGGCTATGTCGGAGAAGAACTACCAGCTCTCTATTCCGGCGCTGAAGCCCTCTGCCAACCATCGCATCGAGAAACATTCAGCTTCCCAGTGGCTGAATCTCTTGCTTGCGGGACTCCCGTTATTACTAGCCCCCGAATTGGTGCGCTTGAGGACCTACCCTATCCAGAATCGCTAATCGTAGATCCAGGAGATACCGAATCGATCGCTGAGGTCATGGATGCGGCGATTAACTCAAATTCATTAATGAGCATCGATTGTTCTAACTGGAGCACTACACACCTTAATAGTTGGAAGGAGACTGCCAACCGCTATATGGAACTCTATGAAAATGTATTAAAATGA
- a CDS encoding glycosyltransferase family 4 protein yields the protein MSFIGFTDARQWKLEEPLNSISDTNETIKIEPRSITDYFSMFLSGFKSIRKDNPDILITNNDGLAGFICVFLGLVFRKPTIIHLGGNCWLGHRKKLKHSFHNVHIMDFFKHSLFILLNHFTFRYVSGCFAVSETIKECVIENTTLTESSVGIVHTPIKRDHHQCINKSDSKRLLTVTNMDFKGKIKAIIHSLPAISRTLEEHPDWEYYIVGSGVFSAELEAAIEEACSEEVRDQIKVTGYVEDVEKLYSTSNIFIYPSFEDGYPSVVLEAQLFELPVICNRDQGMKEQITEGYNGYFVNINSHEAFSRKLGDLMAEPSMQEQLGKNGRRRVSEENSINRIGDDIKQTSANILS from the coding sequence ATGAGTTTCATTGGATTTACAGATGCTCGCCAATGGAAATTGGAAGAACCACTCAATTCAATTAGCGATACGAACGAGACGATAAAAATAGAACCGAGAAGCATAACCGATTACTTCTCGATGTTTCTTTCTGGTTTTAAATCAATCCGCAAAGACAATCCCGACATTCTCATAACAAATAATGATGGACTGGCTGGCTTCATCTGTGTCTTTCTTGGTCTTGTATTTCGAAAACCTACTATAATACATCTTGGAGGGAACTGCTGGTTGGGTCATCGGAAAAAATTGAAACATAGCTTTCATAATGTACATATCATGGATTTTTTCAAACATTCCCTTTTTATCCTGCTAAATCATTTCACTTTCCGGTATGTAAGTGGTTGCTTTGCTGTTTCTGAGACGATTAAAGAGTGTGTCATTGAGAACACTACGTTGACAGAGTCTTCCGTAGGCATTGTCCACACCCCGATAAAAAGAGACCACCACCAGTGTATAAATAAAAGTGATAGCAAAAGACTCCTCACCGTAACGAATATGGACTTTAAGGGGAAGATTAAAGCAATAATACATTCATTGCCTGCGATTTCACGCACGCTCGAGGAACATCCTGACTGGGAATATTATATCGTGGGTTCTGGCGTATTCTCGGCTGAGTTAGAAGCTGCTATTGAAGAAGCCTGCTCGGAAGAGGTCCGTGACCAAATCAAAGTAACAGGGTACGTTGAGGATGTTGAGAAGCTATATTCCACATCAAATATATTCATTTACCCATCTTTTGAAGATGGTTACCCATCAGTCGTGTTAGAGGCTCAACTATTTGAACTGCCGGTCATCTGTAATCGCGATCAAGGAATGAAGGAACAAATAACCGAAGGGTACAATGGATATTTTGTAAACATCAATTCACATGAGGCCTTCTCTCGCAAATTGGGGGACCTAATGGCAGAACCTAGTATGCAAGAACAACTAGGCAAAAACGGAAGAAGAAGGGTGAGTGAGGAAAACTCAATAAACAGGATTGGAGACGATATAAAACAAACATCAGCCAATATTCTATCGTAA
- a CDS encoding glycosyltransferase family 2 protein, protein MVEPRLSVVTPSYNQSRFLERNLKSVMESDIESLEHIVVDGNSTDETIEILEKYEDEYNLRWVSEDDEGQVDAINKGIKMAEGEWIGWQNSDDYYVENGLEAIYDATCHYKTCDVLYGDIEVVDEYGNHVQNRYHTAPSKFIQRYYCNFTANQSMFINRSAMTDLFPLSEEYEYAMDVELFWRLLNKNMEMKHVPRIVGAFRVHEDAKSSQEPQLQTSQGNEIESQLYSQAHWESITPMGVLFWMSVLLRFGYIIMERRPGVIFTELSRAIYNRL, encoded by the coding sequence ATGGTAGAACCGCGACTTTCTGTAGTTACTCCCTCCTATAACCAATCTCGATTTCTTGAACGTAATTTGAAATCGGTTATGGAATCAGATATTGAATCTCTTGAGCATATTGTGGTGGATGGTAATTCAACCGACGAGACTATTGAGATCCTAGAAAAATATGAAGATGAGTATAATCTCCGGTGGGTATCAGAGGATGATGAGGGGCAAGTTGACGCGATCAATAAAGGCATCAAAATGGCAGAAGGTGAGTGGATTGGTTGGCAAAACTCAGATGACTATTACGTGGAAAATGGCTTAGAAGCCATATACGATGCCACCTGTCATTACAAAACTTGCGATGTCCTTTATGGAGATATCGAAGTGGTAGATGAATACGGTAATCATGTCCAAAACAGATATCATACGGCCCCATCTAAGTTCATCCAGCGGTATTATTGCAATTTCACAGCCAATCAATCGATGTTCATAAATAGGTCAGCTATGACGGATTTATTCCCCCTTTCGGAAGAATATGAGTATGCAATGGATGTCGAATTATTTTGGAGATTGCTGAATAAAAACATGGAGATGAAACACGTTCCGAGAATAGTCGGGGCCTTTCGGGTGCATGAAGATGCGAAAAGCAGCCAAGAACCGCAATTACAGACCTCACAGGGAAATGAGATAGAATCGCAATTGTACTCTCAAGCCCATTGGGAATCGATCACTCCGATGGGGGTATTATTTTGGATGTCAGTTCTTCTTAGGTTCGGGTATATAATAATGGAAAGGAGGCCTGGTGTCATATTTACTGAACTGTCGCGTGCAATATATAATCGGTTATGA
- a CDS encoding GDP-mannose 4,6-dehydratase gives MDIDSKVVDRPVFVTGADGFVGSHLTDRLVDAGADVHVFVRATSSGELNNIVHQSEEVTVHRGDLRDSHSVREALSQFRDYSDSLIFHLAAQAHVGESWERPYETIQTNITGTLNLLQAIVDLDLDVAKIDTAGTSEEYGNIKEEMQDKHNFEEDGRVILDERSPVNPTSIYATSKLASDFLTMNFHDGYGLPTVTTRMFNNYGPRQNPRYITGTIITQALERDIVELGNLQPRRDMCYVSDGVRGHLHVALEGSPGEQYVYGYGENISMQEWTELILEVGSEYGYWDRPEITQREDRYRPGDSDVEELLVGYEKLNEETGWEPEVDWRQGVRNTIDWYATNREQWYGRVDWR, from the coding sequence ATGGATATTGACTCCAAAGTTGTTGATAGGCCAGTATTTGTCACGGGCGCAGATGGGTTTGTGGGTTCTCACCTAACCGACCGACTCGTTGATGCAGGCGCAGACGTACACGTTTTCGTTCGCGCGACGTCTAGCGGCGAGTTGAACAACATCGTTCACCAGTCCGAGGAAGTAACCGTCCACCGTGGGGACCTCCGGGACAGTCATTCTGTCCGAGAAGCGTTATCGCAATTCCGAGATTACAGCGATTCGCTTATATTCCACCTCGCCGCGCAGGCCCACGTCGGTGAATCGTGGGAGAGACCGTACGAGACCATCCAGACAAATATCACTGGAACCCTGAACCTTCTGCAGGCTATCGTTGACCTCGATCTGGACGTCGCAAAGATCGACACCGCCGGGACAAGCGAAGAGTACGGGAATATCAAGGAAGAAATGCAGGACAAGCATAATTTCGAAGAGGATGGACGTGTTATTTTGGATGAACGGTCCCCCGTAAATCCTACGAGCATCTACGCCACCTCCAAATTGGCGTCGGACTTCTTGACGATGAACTTTCACGATGGATACGGATTACCGACCGTCACAACACGAATGTTCAACAACTACGGTCCTCGCCAGAACCCCAGGTATATTACGGGAACCATCATTACACAGGCGCTCGAACGGGACATCGTCGAACTTGGGAATCTTCAGCCGCGACGTGACATGTGCTACGTGAGTGACGGGGTCCGGGGACACTTGCACGTGGCGCTCGAAGGGTCGCCCGGCGAACAGTACGTCTATGGGTACGGTGAGAACATTTCCATGCAGGAATGGACTGAACTCATTCTTGAAGTAGGCAGCGAGTACGGATACTGGGACAGGCCTGAAATCACCCAACGAGAGGACCGGTATCGCCCCGGCGATAGCGATGTTGAAGAACTTCTCGTCGGATACGAGAAGCTCAACGAAGAAACGGGCTGGGAGCCTGAAGTCGATTGGCGCCAGGGCGTTCGGAACACTATCGACTGGTACGCGACGAATCGTGAACAGTGGTACGGGAGGGTCGACTGGCGATGA
- a CDS encoding glycosyltransferase, with product MVILGLDRGILEEMGFEPENICNITNGISPNIRESHEDISLPGYNLTYVGHVTESRGLHEMLDLVENAKSEMPEVRLNLVGTDLEDQAWIQGEISSRGLSHHTRIVGQVAHEAALGYLDASDVCICILSDEVRNYRYSYPIKILEFMYFGNLIIASPLPGIESLIGGEEFMVSFEDDDYVRTLMKHNNNEEYRERIERLSREKSKSYHWNSINTEIVSSINELNEGE from the coding sequence TTGGTTATACTGGGCCTCGATAGGGGTATTCTTGAAGAGATGGGGTTCGAACCTGAAAATATATGTAATATAACAAACGGAATCTCCCCTAATATAAGGGAATCTCATGAGGATATCTCATTACCAGGATACAATCTCACATATGTCGGACATGTGACTGAATCGAGAGGTCTTCATGAGATGCTTGACTTGGTGGAGAATGCAAAAAGTGAGATGCCGGAGGTCCGATTAAACTTGGTTGGTACTGATTTGGAGGATCAAGCGTGGATTCAGGGGGAGATCTCATCACGAGGTCTGTCTCACCATACTCGAATAGTTGGTCAGGTCGCACATGAAGCTGCGTTAGGTTACCTTGATGCGTCCGACGTTTGTATTTGCATTCTATCAGACGAAGTGAGAAACTACCGCTATAGCTACCCTATAAAAATTCTTGAGTTTATGTACTTCGGAAACCTAATAATTGCCTCGCCTTTACCCGGTATAGAGAGCCTTATTGGTGGCGAAGAATTCATGGTCTCTTTTGAAGACGATGATTATGTTCGGACCCTTATGAAACACAACAATAACGAGGAATATCGGGAAAGGATTGAGCGACTATCGAGAGAGAAATCGAAATCCTACCACTGGAATTCAATTAATACTGAAATTGTATCATCGATAAATGAATTGAATGAGGGTGAATGA
- a CDS encoding glycosyltransferase family 4 protein, protein MAGLGGNSIKRQRCQQSAISSMKVVFINPTKQIRKTVKILSEEFSSDGHDVKILAPSGFSYSPESGIDTVTYPAWFIPGIRYTLPSPRFLFLLRRHITTADAIIAVSCIYIPTVLSVLMARAKGTPSILTVDALPGEEWKYGNYVVDTVATVYTKTFGRIALKLADEVVGLGDYIKEDLYNLIGNQPTIIPNGVDVDRFHPRYEKESNEDVVNLLYVGRLDPVKRVDLLLQTIQILGSDVDKEYHLTIVGEGTKFEQYKDMAASLGLGDKISFEGWVDHGLLNKYYNRSDIFVLSSRSEGQPSVLLEAQSAGVPVVAPKTGGIAELVYAGRLTDTNNPREIASAIRDLVESDETAPIEAAREWVVENYSARTMAERYIQLLERNGVDSSIDREM, encoded by the coding sequence ATGGCGGGTCTTGGAGGCAATAGCATTAAAAGACAGCGTTGCCAACAATCGGCCATCAGTTCAATGAAGGTAGTTTTTATAAATCCAACCAAACAAATACGGAAAACGGTTAAAATATTATCTGAAGAATTTTCCTCTGATGGCCACGATGTGAAAATCCTTGCGCCTTCTGGGTTTAGTTATAGCCCTGAATCGGGAATAGATACTGTGACGTACCCAGCTTGGTTTATACCTGGAATCCGGTATACGCTTCCGAGTCCGCGTTTTCTCTTCCTATTACGTCGCCATATTACAACCGCCGACGCTATAATCGCAGTTTCCTGTATATATATCCCGACAGTGTTGAGTGTCCTGATGGCAAGAGCGAAAGGGACTCCATCGATCTTAACGGTTGATGCACTGCCGGGCGAAGAGTGGAAATACGGAAACTACGTCGTTGATACCGTTGCTACCGTATACACGAAAACGTTTGGACGGATTGCCCTCAAATTAGCTGACGAGGTGGTTGGGTTAGGAGACTATATCAAGGAAGACCTCTACAATTTGATCGGCAACCAACCCACAATTATCCCAAATGGGGTGGACGTAGACAGATTCCATCCCCGTTATGAAAAGGAGTCGAATGAAGATGTAGTAAACCTCTTATATGTCGGTAGGTTGGATCCGGTGAAAAGGGTAGATTTATTGCTACAAACAATCCAAATTTTGGGTTCAGATGTTGATAAAGAGTACCACCTGACAATAGTTGGTGAGGGGACGAAATTCGAACAATATAAAGATATGGCAGCATCGCTGGGTTTGGGGGATAAAATTAGTTTTGAAGGTTGGGTCGACCACGGCCTACTTAATAAATATTATAACCGATCGGATATTTTTGTTTTATCCTCGCGTTCGGAGGGTCAACCCTCCGTACTACTGGAAGCACAATCGGCTGGGGTACCAGTTGTAGCTCCAAAAACTGGAGGGATCGCCGAACTGGTTTACGCTGGAAGGCTTACGGATACGAATAACCCCAGGGAGATCGCCTCAGCAATAAGAGACCTGGTTGAAAGCGATGAAACTGCTCCAATAGAGGCAGCTAGAGAGTGGGTTGTTGAAAACTATTCCGCGAGGACAATGGCAGAGAGATATATCCAACTCTTAGAGAGAAACGGAGTTGACAGTTCAATAGACCGTGAGATGTGA
- a CDS encoding NAD-dependent epimerase/dehydratase family protein → MQEMRVLITGGAGFIGSNLAHTLSQKNDVIVVDDEYLGTPENLPTDVEYYNRSVLEENLPTDVDVVFHLAALSSYAMHEEDPQKGARVNVEGFANVVEQARRDGCDTIVYASTSSIYGSRTEPSPVDMDVTVKTGYEASKLARERYGEYFANHYDMAVAGMRFFSVYQGYGGAEKHKGEYANVIAQFADDIANGESPVLYGDGTQTRDFTHVSDIVRGLVLAAENELTSVYNLGTGEAYSFNTVVEMLNAELGTEVEPEYVENPIPEDVYVHDTCADTSAFESATGWEPEVDFEEGLRRVCSQYTSAEPASD, encoded by the coding sequence ATGCAGGAAATGAGGGTGCTTATCACCGGTGGGGCAGGGTTTATCGGATCAAATTTAGCCCACACCCTGTCTCAGAAAAATGATGTTATCGTTGTTGACGATGAGTATCTCGGAACTCCAGAGAACTTACCAACTGATGTCGAATATTACAACCGAAGTGTCCTTGAGGAAAATCTCCCAACCGACGTCGATGTTGTATTCCACCTCGCGGCGCTCTCCTCTTATGCAATGCACGAAGAGGACCCCCAGAAGGGGGCTCGAGTCAATGTGGAAGGCTTCGCCAATGTCGTCGAGCAAGCGCGCCGGGATGGGTGCGATACTATCGTCTATGCTTCTACTTCCTCAATTTACGGCAGCCGAACCGAACCCTCGCCGGTCGACATGGATGTCACGGTCAAAACTGGATACGAAGCCTCCAAACTGGCCCGCGAACGGTACGGAGAGTATTTCGCAAATCACTACGACATGGCGGTCGCAGGCATGCGCTTCTTCTCGGTCTATCAGGGCTACGGAGGCGCGGAAAAACACAAAGGCGAGTACGCAAACGTCATCGCCCAGTTTGCCGATGATATCGCGAATGGGGAGTCACCGGTTCTCTACGGAGACGGCACGCAGACGCGCGACTTCACGCACGTTTCTGACATCGTTCGCGGACTTGTTCTCGCCGCGGAGAATGAACTGACCAGTGTTTACAATCTCGGCACGGGCGAGGCCTACAGTTTCAACACTGTCGTAGAGATGCTTAACGCCGAACTCGGGACTGAAGTCGAACCCGAGTACGTCGAGAACCCGATTCCCGAGGATGTCTACGTTCACGATACCTGCGCCGACACGTCGGCGTTCGAATCCGCCACCGGGTGGGAACCAGAGGTCGACTTCGAGGAGGGACTTCGCCGCGTGTGTTCCCAGTACACGTCGGCCGAGCCCGCATCGGATTAA
- a CDS encoding LTA synthase family protein, which produces MSSEFIRGNFEDKQLHDVVYVSANYWFELLQEDLDASLHSFEPVARDAFDGVTTRAESVTEAAIEANQCFPKKRLIVHYLQPHSPYFHRDGSEWFRLPAAERPEMLTEKPPTIDKIQEAYKINLEYVLEEVEKLLPDLVGKTVISSDHGELLGERLTPLPFRKFDHPEGYHVDELLRVPWDIHESEQRKEIVSEPPNERNKIEKTDIEENLRDLGYIV; this is translated from the coding sequence ATGAGTTCAGAGTTTATCCGCGGCAACTTCGAGGATAAGCAGCTTCATGATGTCGTGTATGTGTCTGCCAATTATTGGTTTGAACTTCTCCAGGAAGATCTCGACGCAAGTCTCCATTCGTTCGAACCAGTTGCGAGGGATGCTTTTGATGGTGTGACGACTCGTGCAGAGAGTGTGACTGAAGCCGCAATCGAAGCAAATCAGTGTTTCCCGAAGAAGCGTCTCATCGTGCATTATCTTCAACCACATTCCCCATATTTCCACCGTGATGGTTCTGAATGGTTCCGGCTGCCAGCTGCTGAACGGCCAGAGATGCTAACGGAGAAACCTCCCACAATAGATAAAATACAGGAAGCTTATAAAATAAATCTCGAGTACGTCCTCGAGGAGGTCGAAAAGTTGCTTCCCGACTTAGTCGGTAAAACCGTTATCTCATCGGACCACGGTGAGCTTCTCGGAGAGCGATTGACACCTCTCCCATTTCGGAAATTTGACCACCCAGAAGGTTATCATGTTGATGAGTTGCTCCGTGTCCCTTGGGATATTCACGAGAGTGAACAGCGCAAGGAGATCGTTTCTGAACCTCCTAATGAAAGGAACAAGATTGAAAAAACTGATATCGAAGAAAACCTGCGTGACTTAGGGTACATTGTATAG
- a CDS encoding GDP-L-fucose synthase family protein — translation MNHDFWDGKTVMVTGGAGFLGSHLVEDLESRSEDVEVFIPRSDEYDLRERGDIRHAFQDSDADIVIHLAATVGGIGANRDNPGRYFYDNAIMGIELIEMARRFDVEKFTILGTICAYPENTPVPFSEEDLFNGYPEPTNAPYGIAKKALLTQSKAYRKQYDFSSIYLMPVNLYGPRDDFDLETSHVIPAIIRKCVEARERGDESITAWGTGEPTREFLYVEDAAEGILDATERYDQSDPVNLGSGDEISIRALVETIADVTDFDGAIEWDTSKPDGQMRRRLDVSRAREYFGWEADTAFDIGLRKTVEWYEENRGNMANTR, via the coding sequence ATGAACCACGACTTCTGGGACGGGAAAACGGTCATGGTAACCGGTGGCGCCGGATTCCTCGGCAGTCATCTCGTGGAGGACCTCGAATCCCGCTCGGAGGATGTCGAAGTCTTCATCCCTCGAAGCGATGAGTATGATCTCCGCGAACGGGGCGACATCAGGCACGCCTTTCAGGATTCCGACGCAGACATCGTCATCCATCTCGCCGCCACCGTCGGCGGGATCGGCGCGAACCGGGACAACCCGGGACGGTACTTCTACGACAACGCCATCATGGGCATTGAGCTGATTGAGATGGCCAGACGGTTCGATGTCGAGAAATTCACCATTCTCGGGACTATCTGTGCCTATCCCGAGAATACGCCCGTCCCATTCAGCGAAGAGGATCTCTTCAACGGGTATCCCGAACCAACAAACGCACCGTACGGGATCGCGAAAAAGGCACTTCTCACTCAGTCGAAGGCGTACCGGAAGCAATACGATTTCAGTAGCATCTATCTGATGCCGGTCAATCTCTATGGACCTCGAGACGACTTCGATCTCGAAACGTCGCACGTGATCCCCGCGATTATCCGCAAGTGCGTCGAAGCGCGCGAACGTGGCGACGAATCGATTACTGCTTGGGGCACCGGTGAACCAACTCGGGAGTTCCTCTACGTCGAAGACGCAGCTGAGGGGATTCTTGACGCGACCGAACGCTACGACCAGAGTGATCCCGTCAATCTCGGTAGCGGCGACGAGATCAGCATTCGCGCCCTCGTCGAGACGATCGCGGATGTGACGGACTTCGATGGCGCAATCGAATGGGATACGTCGAAGCCGGATGGTCAAATGCGACGCCGCCTAGACGTGTCTCGGGCCAGGGAGTATTTCGGCTGGGAAGCGGATACCGCCTTTGATATCGGTCTTCGTAAAACTGTGGAATGGTATGAGGAAAATAGGGGAAATATGGCAAATACCCGCTAA
- a CDS encoding alkaline phosphatase family protein: MLVVLGLDSWDARRYQQYPTPTIESLEEQKELAPFENLAAGELITQVLWPAMLIGENPKTLWPEYFEQVPGYKSTIDSGDDRTSGVETLAARLLPDSVKPVVGRIAMKLGLYERHKINFDKHSAGARMLHERPSLWSAATDPVLISLPGINEDQRNYELNAMMDRPADGTNVSDNVLNVTASEFQQRAFELDAAKLSQTLHATTRGHDLVFSHFAGLDFMQHMFADSDIVMRQWYRHYDAITEQVLAELDPDEDTLVVVSDHGMEDSGLHSHRAFVGSTKPLWGERGVEMENFRDVLEDELQNHKTTDASKTVNMDMSQETRDHLKELGYID; this comes from the coding sequence ATGCTCGTTGTCCTCGGTTTAGACAGTTGGGATGCTCGTCGGTATCAACAGTATCCTACACCAACTATCGAGAGTTTAGAGGAGCAGAAAGAACTCGCACCTTTTGAGAATCTCGCTGCGGGCGAACTTATTACGCAGGTTCTCTGGCCTGCTATGCTAATAGGAGAAAACCCGAAAACCCTTTGGCCAGAATATTTCGAACAAGTTCCGGGATATAAATCAACTATTGATAGTGGCGATGATCGGACGAGTGGAGTTGAAACTCTTGCGGCGAGGCTACTGCCGGACTCGGTTAAGCCTGTTGTCGGCCGAATCGCAATGAAACTTGGACTTTACGAACGTCACAAGATAAACTTCGACAAACACTCTGCAGGCGCAAGGATGTTACATGAGCGTCCATCTCTGTGGTCAGCTGCTACTGATCCCGTACTCATTTCTCTGCCTGGTATCAATGAAGACCAACGCAACTACGAGTTGAATGCGATGATGGATCGGCCGGCTGATGGAACGAACGTTTCCGATAACGTTCTTAACGTCACTGCTTCGGAATTTCAACAGCGCGCATTTGAGCTAGACGCAGCGAAGCTTTCCCAGACCCTTCATGCGACAACTCGAGGGCACGATCTTGTCTTTTCGCACTTTGCCGGTCTGGATTTCATGCAGCACATGTTCGCCGATTCGGATATTGTCATGCGACAATGGTATCGCCATTATGATGCAATCACCGAACAAGTTCTCGCTGAGCTTGATCCCGATGAAGACACGTTAGTGGTCGTCTCTGATCACGGTATGGAGGATTCCGGACTGCATTCTCATCGAGCGTTCGTCGGGAGTACGAAGCCACTCTGGGGTGAGCGGGGAGTGGAAATGGAAAACTTCCGTGACGTATTGGAAGATGAACTACAAAACCACAAGACAACCGACGCGTCCAAGACAGTGAATATGGACATGAGTCAGGAAACCCGTGATCATCTCAAAGAGTTAGGATATATTGATTAA
- a CDS encoding NUDIX domain-containing protein, with protein sequence MEVHDERIPDELFSEFIAHMPEVCVELVVENNGEILLAKRTKKPAKGEWFWPGGRLYKGEELEDAAHRIAAEELGINVEIVDRLGVCSHFWETSAEENTTGRHTVNIPYHVIPDGAVSEISLDEQHSRIRWISDEDESLHEYVELYLEDANLL encoded by the coding sequence ATGGAGGTTCACGACGAAAGAATTCCGGACGAGCTTTTCTCAGAATTCATTGCTCATATGCCAGAGGTGTGCGTTGAACTAGTGGTGGAAAACAACGGCGAAATTCTCCTAGCAAAACGGACAAAGAAACCAGCAAAAGGCGAGTGGTTCTGGCCTGGAGGGCGCCTCTATAAAGGGGAGGAGCTCGAGGATGCTGCCCACCGTATCGCAGCCGAGGAGTTAGGAATAAACGTTGAGATAGTAGATCGACTCGGTGTTTGTTCGCACTTTTGGGAGACGAGTGCTGAAGAGAACACTACAGGTAGACATACTGTAAATATACCCTATCATGTAATCCCAGACGGTGCTGTCTCAGAAATTTCATTAGATGAGCAACATAGCAGGATTCGGTGGATTTCAGATGAAGATGAGAGCCTTCACGAATACGTGGAGCTCTATTTGGAAGACGCTAATCTTCTCTGA